Below is a genomic region from Dyella terrae.
GCGTTGCCGATGTTGAGCAACTGGAGCACCTCGCCCTCGGCGATGGTGTTGGTGGTGTCGGCGAGGATGCGCATGATGCGCATGTCATCGAGCTCCACCATCAGCTGGAACGAGCGCGAATACAGGAAGTCGCCCACGAGCACGCTGGCGGCGTTGCCCCAGAGGGCATTGGCCGTTTTGCGGCCGCGGCGCAGGTCGGACTCGTCGACCACATCGTCATGCAGCAGCGTGGAGGTATGGATGAACTCGATGATGGCCGCGAGCTTGTCGTGCTCTTCGCCCTGGTAGCCGGCGGCACGGGCAGCCAGCACGTGCAGCATCGGGCGCAGGCGCTTGCCGCCGCTGGCGATGATGTGGTCGGCGATCTGGTTGATCAGCACCACGTCCGAGGACAGGCGGTGCCGGATCAGCGCATCCACCCGCTGCATGTCGTCGGCGGCAAGTGCGCGCACGGCGGCGAAATCGGCGGGGCGAATGGCTTCGGCTGGCATCGGTTCGTAGCTTGTTGCGGGCGTAGCCCTTGATTATAGGGGCAGGCGGGCAGAGTTTGCCCTTTGGCGAGGGCTGATCAGCCAATTCCGGCAGCTTTGTCGGGGGTATGCCGCTACCCGCGACGCGCGGCCGCAGGGGCGGTCAGGTTCATGCCCTTATAATTGCCGGCGAATTCCGATCAACCGGCCCTGTTGCCGGCTCACACGAGTGGTTGCAGTGGCCAAACTCTCCCGACCCGAACTGCGCAGCGCGCTGACCCTGGCGTGCGTCATCAGTCTGCGCCTGTTTGGCCTGTTTCTGATCATGCCGGTATTTTCGCTGTATGCGCAGCAGATGCCGGATGCGACGCCGCTGATGATCGGTCTGGCGCTGGGCGTGTACGGCCTGGGTCAGGTGATGCTGCAGATTCCGCTGGGGCTGCTGTCCGATCGCATCGGCCGCAAGCCGGCGATCACTCTGGGCCTGGTGGTGTTCGCTGTCGGAGGATTCGTGGCAGCCATGTCGGATTCTTTGACGGGCATTGTCATCGGTCGTGCTCTTCAGGGCATGGGTGCCGTCGCAGGCGCGGGTACGGCGCTGGCAGCCGATCTGACGGCCGAGGAAAACCGCGGCAAGGTGATGGGCATCATTGGTGTCTCGATTGGCGTGGCTTTCCTGCTGGCGCTGATCCTCGGGCCGCCGCTGGAGGCGGTGCGTGGCCTTTCCGGACTGTTCGGCGCCACGTCGATCCTCGCGCTGGCGTCGCTGGCCCTCCTTTGGCTGATCGTGCCAACGCCGGAACGACCCAAGGCGCCCGCGTCGGCATCGCTGGGTGGCGTGCTGGGCATGCTGCGCGACAGCCGCATGCTGGTGCTCAATGGCTCGGTCTTCTTCCTGCACGCCTTGCTGACGGCGAGCTTTGTCGGACTGCCGCTGCTGCTGGCCGACAAGCTGCATCTGCCGGTGAATCGCCACTGGGAGGTGTATCTCCCGGTCATGGCGATCGCGGCCTTCGTCATGGGGGCCTGCATGCACCGCATGCGCGAAGTGCAGCAGAGCCTGCGCATCGTGGCGATCTGCGTGGTCGCCATTGGCGTGTCGCTGCTGGGCATGGCGTGGTCGGGCGAACACATGGCTTTGCTGGGCGTGATGGCGGCGGTGTTCTTCTCGGCGTTCAACCTGCTCGAAGCGGCATTGCCCAGCCTGGTGTCGCGTCTGGCCCCGGCGAATCTCCGCGGGGCAGCGATGGGTGCCTATTCCACCAGTCAGTTCATCGGTGCCTTCATCGGTGGCGCGGTGGGCGGCATCGCGCTCGGCAAGCTGGGGACGTCGGGCGTATTCGTCGCGGCGGCGGCATTGACACTGTTCTGGTTGCCGCTGGTGGTGATGGGCGCGCGTCGCATCACGGCCCAGGCCGCCATGGCGGCCGCTGCCGCCTGACCCGGCGCCATTGCAAAGCCGCGTCGACGGCCCAATGATCAAGGCCCTTCCCGGCGCGGATGCGGCTTGCGGGCGTTGCCATGGCACACGAAATCATCGTCTTGCTGACCCAGTACGGCGTGTTGCTGGTGTTCCTGAATGTCCTGGTCGAACAGGCCGGCGTCCCGGTGCCTGCCGTGCCTACCCTGGTCGTGGCGGGCGCCCTGGCGGCCAATGGCCAGCTTCCGCTGGCTAGCCTGGTTGGCGCGGCCGTCCTGGCCTGCCTGATCGCCGATGGCGCCTGGTATCTGGCCGGGCGGCGCTATGGCTCGCGCGTGCTGCGCACCATCTGCCGGGTGTCCCTGTCGCCCGATTCCTGCGTGAAACAGTCCGCCGCCCGTTTCGAGCGCTGGCGCGGACGGGTCTTGCTGGTCGCCAAGTTCCTGCCCGGGCTGTCGACGGTGGCACCGCCACTGGTGGGCGCGCTGGGCCTGCGATCGGGGGCGTTTGTGCTGTTCGACACCCTGGGTTCACTGCTGTGGGTCGCTGTGACGGTGGCGGCGGGGTATGCGCTTGCCCCGCAGATCGACCGGGTGCTGCTGGCGATCTCCCAGGCCGGCACCATCGCCCTGCAGACTATGGGCGTGCTGCTGGCGATCTATGTCCTGGTGAAGTGGTGGCAACGACAGCGGCTGATCAGGGCCCTGAGGATGGCACGCATTTCGGTCGAGGAGCTGCAGGCGTCGTATGTCGGCGGCAACAAGCCCGTGGTGGTGGACGTGCGTTCTGCGCTGTCCCGCCAGATGGATGACCGCATCATCCCGGGCGCGGTGCTTGCCGATCTGGCAGGCATCGACCTGGCCGTCCACGACGTGCCGGTCGAGACCGAGCTGGTGCTGTATTGCGCCTGTCCTAACGAGGTGTCGGCTGCCACGGCGGCCAAGGCCTTGATGGCGCAGGGATATCGTCGCGTCCGGCCGCTGTTGGGTGGCCTGGATGCCTGGGAAGCTGCTGGCTATCCGGTCGAACGGCTGCCGGCGGCGCCCGTGGACATGGTGCCGGGCAAGTTCCCGACACAATCAGCAGCGTAATCCGACCCCTGAGTCGCTTCCCATGAGCCGGCAGCCCGGTATCATGCTCCGCCAACAACAATCCCGCCTGTAATTCACTTCAAGTACGGGCGGTCAACACAGGAAGCACTCCATGGCGCGTGGCATCAATAAAGTCATCATCGTCGGCAATCTCGGCGCCGACCCCGAAACCCGCTACACCGGTAATGGCACGGCCATCACCAGCCTGCGCATCGCCACCTCCGAACAGTGGACCGACAAGCAGAGCGGTGAGCGCCAGGAACGCACCGAGTGGCACCGGGTGAAGATCTTCGGCAAGTTGGCCGAAATCGCCGGCGAGTACCTCAAGAAGGGTCGCCAGGTTTATATCGAAGGTTCGCTGCGCACCGACAAGTACACCGACAAGGATGGCGTCGAGCGTTTCAGCACCGACATCATCGCCAACGAAATGCAGATGCTCGGCGGCAACGCCGGTGAAGGTGGCGGCGGCGGTGGTGGCGGTGGCTTCCAGCGTTCGCAGGGTGGTGGTCAGCAGCGCCAGGGTGGTGGTGGCGGTGGTGGCAACTACGGCGGTGGCGGTGGCGGCCAGCGCGGCGGCGGTAACGACTACGGTTCGCGCGGTGGCAACGATTACGGCAACAATCAGCAACAGCGCCAGTCGACTCCGCCGCCGGTCGAGAACAACAGCTTTGATGATGACGATATCCCGTTCTGAGACGTGTCCTGGACTCAGACATTTGTGTTCCGAAAAACCCCCGATTCGTCGGGGGTTTTTTTTCAGATGGCGCCGGAGCCTCGATGCAGAAGCGACTCGATGCCCTTCAGGTAATATGATCCAACGGCCTTATGCGAACACAGGGGGAGCATGTCGGCACGGTTCAAGCGGCTACTGATGGCCGTATCGTTGTTTCTTTTCGTCACCGTCGCCCACGCCCAGGTATCGGCTGGCGATACGCCGCCGGACTATCTCGGCAAAACGCGTCATGGCGACGACATCAACATCAGCGCCATGCACGGAAAGGTGGTGGTGGTGGCGTTCTGGGCATCCTGGTGCACGTACTGCCAGAAGGAATTCCCGGTCCTGGCGAATATCCAGAAGCTTGTCAGTCCCGAGAAACTGCAGGTGGTTGCCGTGAATCAGGATGATCGCGAGACGTTCATCAAGCTGGTCCGCGCGCTCACCAAAGCAACGCCCGATCTTATCTACACGTACGACCCCGGCGAGGTTGGCAAGACCTACGGTACAACGTCCATTCCACGCACCATGCTGGTCGATCGTGACGGCAAGGTGGCGTACGTGCATGTTGGCTACGGCGAGAGCACGCTTGAGTCGCTTGCCGACGAGCTGAATGAACTGCTGGCGAAACCTGCTACCCAAGCGGCAGCGCCTTCGTCCTGACGGCAAAGCGTGTTCCTGGACTTCCGAAAAGTGCTGGCAGGCCCGGATCAGATCGAAAAGAAAGGCCCACGTTTTGCGTGGGCCTTGTTGTTTTCACCGACGGCGCGGAAACCTTACCTGCGCTTCCGTTCGGCCTTGTTGGGGGCGCCGCGATGCGCAGGTTTCTCCGTCTCGTTGTTCAGCGACAAAGCTATCGGCTCCACCGGCGCGCCGATATACCCAACCAGCTTCTGCCGCAGATCATTGATGTCGCCCAGCCGATCCATCACACCGCCCACCTCATGCACGATCGAGGCAGTGAGCAGGCTGAACAGGCTCATGAAAGCACTGTACGTGTGCCACACGCGATCGGCCTCGGCCATCAGTACATGGGGTGTCAGCTCGCGCGCCCAGTAGCACTCCGAATCGGTGATCAGCACCAACGGAATGCCGCGTTTGGACGTTTCCTCCGCTAGCAGGCGGAACTGTCGGAAATAGCGGCGCACGTCGATCAGCACCACGCAGCTGTGTCGCGTGGAGTCCAGAAGCATGTCGATGTAAGCGCCGTCGCTGCCGGAGTTGAAGCTCACGCGCGGCCGCAGTTGCTGGAGCATGGTGGCGAAGGCCATGCCGAGGAAGGCGCCGTGCTGGAAGCTCGCCACCGACACACGGTCGGCGGAAATGAGCAGCTTGGTGATGGCCTTCCATTCCTTGGTGCCAGCCAGCGCGTGAATTTCGGTCAGCGCGCGCATCTCGGCCTGCAGGTGCGCGGAAACCGTGTCCGGGCCACTGGAGTTTTCCGCGATGCGGTACAGCTGGCGCCACGTGCCATCGCCGCGCAGCTCCTCCTTCAGTTCGCCAAAGCCTTCGTAGCCAAGCGTGCGCAAGAAGCGCCCGACGGTCATCGGGCTGACCCCGACGCGCTTGCTCAGTGAGGCGGCCGTTTCGAAAGGCAGGTCGCGCGGGTGTTGCAGGAGGTAACTGGCGATCCTTTGTTCGGACGCAGTGAAGACTTCCCACTGGTCCTTGAGTTTCTGCTGGAAATCCTTCGTCGTCATCGTCTTCCGCTCAGCGTGACGGCATGGCAACCATGCCGGCATTGTCATCCTTTTCCACGTGTCCCAGTCGCAGGGCTACCGCATACAACAACGCCGCGGCGACCAGTGCGACCGCCCCGATCACCACGAAGAACCAGCCGTGCGACAGCGGCGTCCATAGCGTACCGAGCGCGCCGGCCAGCAGGTTGCCGAAGAAGCCGGCGAAGAACCAGGTGGCGATGCTGGTGGCGCGCAGCCCCTCCGGTGCCATGCGACCGAACAGACCCAGTCCCACCGGCAGGATATACAACTCGCCCAACGTGAACATGACGAACCAGGCGACCAGCCAGCCCCAATGCGCGCGCACGCCATGTGCATTCGACCAGCCTGCGACTGCCCCTAGCAGCACATAAGACAGTGCCACCACGGCCGCGCCGAAGGCCATCTTCTTCAGCCAGGGCGTCTCGATCCCGCGCTTGGCCAGGCGCGTCCAGCGCGCCACCAGCAAGGGCGTCGCGGTGAAGACGATCAGTGAATCCAGCGACTGGAACCAGGTCATCGGAATGCTCCAGGTCGCCGTGACCTGGCGATCGATGCCTTCGTCTGCCCACAATGCAATGGTATTGCCGACCTGTTCGTAAGCGCCGCGGAAAATCACCACGATGGCGGCGATGCCAAGCAGAAAGCCCATGCGCTTCAGGATCGAATGATCGTGTTTGGGATGCGGCGCTTCGGCCGTTGCACGCGGCGCTTCGGGCGGCAGATGCTTGCTGCCGGCGAGATAGATCACCAGCGACACCACCATGCCGATACCCGCGGCGGCAAAGCCGTAGTGCCAGCCCAAAGCTTCGCCCAGGGTGCCGCACACGAGCGGCGCGAGAAAGGCGCCGAGATTGATGCCAACGTAATACACGTTGTAGGCCGTCTTGCTGCGCGGATCGCCGTGGCGGTAAAGGCCTTCGATCTGGCTGGCGAGGCTGGGAAGGAAAAGCCCGTTACCCAAGGCAATCGTCGCGAGGGCCGGGTAGAACAGCGACTCCGACGCCATCATGAAATGGCCCAGGGCCATTGTGGCGCCACCAATGATCACGGCGTTGCGCTTGCCCAGCCAGCGGTCGGCGACGATGCCACCGAACACCGGTGTGAAGTACACGAATGCCGCGTAGGTACCGTAGATCAGCGACGCATGATCCTGCGCGATATCCAGCCGCTTGGTCATGTAGTAGACCAGCAGGGCCCGCATACCGAAGAACGAGAACATCTCCCACATCTCGGTAAGAAACAGCACGGTGAGGCCGATGGGATGGCCGAACCAGTTGCGTTCCCGGGGCCCTGCGACAGTCGTGGTCATGCGTTGCCTTTGCTCAAAGAGGAATCAGGCCGCTACCGGCCCGCCCCAGACAGTTTCCGGACACCAGATGTGGCCGTCGTGGTAGCTCACGGCAGGCGTGCGGTCTGCCGAAAGATAGATCGGTCCGTCCAGATCCACCACTGTGCACAGCGAGCCGATGACGAAACCCGGTGCCATGGACCAGGACGAGCCGCCCATATTGCCCACCATCAGCTTGAAACCCATCTCCTGCGCCTTGTGCGCGAGGATCAGCGCTTCGGTCAGGCCGCCACATTTGTCCAGCTTGATATTGATGACCTGGGCGCGGCCGACGGCCAGGCCGAGATCACGGTGGTCCTGGATGCTCTCGTCCAGCGCAATCGGAATCGGGCAGTCCAGGCCATCGAGCCAGTCTTCCTTGCCCACCGGAAAGGGCTGCTCGACCACGGCCACGCGGGCTTCCACGAAGGCCGGCAAGACGCTCGCCAGTGTTTCGCGGGTAAAGCCCTGGTTGGCGTCGATCATCATCCACGCATCGGGGCAGGCGGCCCGCACGGCACGAACGCGTTCGGCGTTCAGGGCGTCGTCGGTCAGCTTCAGCTTGATCGCGCGGACGCCTTCGAAACCGCGCGCTTCGGTCGCCATCACCTCCGGCTCGTCCGCACCCAGCGTGAACGTGGTCAGCAAGGGGCGGGGCGGTTCCATGCCGGCGAGCTGCCATACCGGCATGTCGCGTTGCTTGGCTTCCAGATCCCACAGGGCCGCATCAATGGCATGCCTGGCGCCACCGGGGGGAAGGAGCTCGAGGAGCTCCTTCCGGGTGATGCCATGCTCGAGGGTGGGGCGCAGGGCCTCCACCTGTTCGAGCATCGTGTACGGCGTGTCGTGCTTGTAGTACACACCCAACGCTTCACCGACACCGACGTGCGTGCCATCCTGCAGTTTCACGACCAGCAGGTCGTTGTGCGTGAAGGTGTAGCCGGTGATATGGAACGGATGGATCAGAGGAACCTTTTCGACATGTGCGCTGAGCTTCATGGTGTCCTCGATCAGAAGCGCACGTTGAAGCTGATCATGCCGAACACCACGATCACCCAGGCCAGGTAAAGCGCCGCGATCGCAAGCAGGATCTCGCCGATGCGCACCCACTTGCTGCGACGGGCCGGGTGCAGCGTACGAACCGTATGCACCACGATGGCGATGACGCCGAGCAGCGCGATGACGCACAACACATACAGCAGCAGCATCCACGGCGCGGCCGTGCCGTGAAGCATCAGGTTCTCGTTGGCGGACGTGGCGGCGATCAGTGCAAACCAGCCCACCACACCCACCGCCAGGCTCACGGCGCCCAGGCGCGACAGCAGGCGCGAACGACGCAGTTCCTGCGGCAGGTCCAGTGTGCTGCGGTAGTGACGACGCATCCACCAGCCCGCAAACCAGACGATCAGTGCAGCGAAGACCACCAGCAGCGACAAGCCACCCCACTGCAGGACCGTGCCCATGCTCCTTGCGTTGGAGACGCGCTGGAACAGTTCCACGCCCGGGATGAAGTCGGTGGCGAAGTGGCGGATGCTGCCATCTTCGTTGACGACGAAGTTGAGGCTGTTCTTGCCGTTCACTTCGCGGTACTGCAGCGGACCCACTTCGCGCCAATGCAGCGGCTTGCCGGCGTAGTCGACGAACATCGGCACGGAGATCTCGCCGTTCTCATCGGCCGACACCTTGATCTGGGTCAGCAGGTAAAGCATGCGCAGCGCACTTTCATTGCGACGGCTGACTTCGTATGTGCCCACCACGCGCGCGGCATCGGCCTTCGCGGTGGAGAGCGTCGGCTGCTCGGGCGCGGCCTGCGGGAAATAGCGATCCAGGAATGCATGGAAGATCGCCGTACGCACCATCAGGACGCCACCGCCTTCGTGGCTGCCGGCGCTGTTGAACGACATGAAGACGCCGACGTTCTTGTCGAGCAGCAGGTGCAGGTCGGTATGGAAGACGACCGTGTCACCGCCATGGCCGATGATGCGAAGGCCGTTGCGGTCTTCCTGGTAGAAGCCCAGCGCAAAGCCGGGCAGACCCGGTGCGGCGGTGTACTGCGGGCTGTGCATCTCGATGGCGGTCTTGTCATTGAGAATGCGCTTGCCGTCGTACTGGCCGTTCTGCAGGTGCGCAATCATGAAGTGCGCCATGTCCACGGCCGAGCTGGCCTGCGAGCCGGCCGGTGCCGGGTTCACGAACTCGAACGGCTGCGGCTTGCCATCGGAGGCGCTCTTGTACGCCTTGGACATTAGTGGCGCGAGATCGGCCGGCAG
It encodes:
- a CDS encoding MFS transporter, which gives rise to MAKLSRPELRSALTLACVISLRLFGLFLIMPVFSLYAQQMPDATPLMIGLALGVYGLGQVMLQIPLGLLSDRIGRKPAITLGLVVFAVGGFVAAMSDSLTGIVIGRALQGMGAVAGAGTALAADLTAEENRGKVMGIIGVSIGVAFLLALILGPPLEAVRGLSGLFGATSILALASLALLWLIVPTPERPKAPASASLGGVLGMLRDSRMLVLNGSVFFLHALLTASFVGLPLLLADKLHLPVNRHWEVYLPVMAIAAFVMGACMHRMREVQQSLRIVAICVVAIGVSLLGMAWSGEHMALLGVMAAVFFSAFNLLEAALPSLVSRLAPANLRGAAMGAYSTSQFIGAFIGGAVGGIALGKLGTSGVFVAAAALTLFWLPLVVMGARRITAQAAMAAAAA
- a CDS encoding VTT domain-containing protein, with the translated sequence MAHEIIVLLTQYGVLLVFLNVLVEQAGVPVPAVPTLVVAGALAANGQLPLASLVGAAVLACLIADGAWYLAGRRYGSRVLRTICRVSLSPDSCVKQSAARFERWRGRVLLVAKFLPGLSTVAPPLVGALGLRSGAFVLFDTLGSLLWVAVTVAAGYALAPQIDRVLLAISQAGTIALQTMGVLLAIYVLVKWWQRQRLIRALRMARISVEELQASYVGGNKPVVVDVRSALSRQMDDRIIPGAVLADLAGIDLAVHDVPVETELVLYCACPNEVSAATAAKALMAQGYRRVRPLLGGLDAWEAAGYPVERLPAAPVDMVPGKFPTQSAA
- the ssb gene encoding single-stranded DNA-binding protein, which produces MARGINKVIIVGNLGADPETRYTGNGTAITSLRIATSEQWTDKQSGERQERTEWHRVKIFGKLAEIAGEYLKKGRQVYIEGSLRTDKYTDKDGVERFSTDIIANEMQMLGGNAGEGGGGGGGGGFQRSQGGGQQRQGGGGGGGNYGGGGGGQRGGGNDYGSRGGNDYGNNQQQRQSTPPPVENNSFDDDDIPF
- a CDS encoding TlpA family protein disulfide reductase; this translates as MSARFKRLLMAVSLFLFVTVAHAQVSAGDTPPDYLGKTRHGDDINISAMHGKVVVVAFWASWCTYCQKEFPVLANIQKLVSPEKLQVVAVNQDDRETFIKLVRALTKATPDLIYTYDPGEVGKTYGTTSIPRTMLVDRDGKVAYVHVGYGESTLESLADELNELLAKPATQAAAPSS
- a CDS encoding MurR/RpiR family transcriptional regulator — translated: MTTKDFQQKLKDQWEVFTASEQRIASYLLQHPRDLPFETAASLSKRVGVSPMTVGRFLRTLGYEGFGELKEELRGDGTWRQLYRIAENSSGPDTVSAHLQAEMRALTEIHALAGTKEWKAITKLLISADRVSVASFQHGAFLGMAFATMLQQLRPRVSFNSGSDGAYIDMLLDSTRHSCVVLIDVRRYFRQFRLLAEETSKRGIPLVLITDSECYWARELTPHVLMAEADRVWHTYSAFMSLFSLLTASIVHEVGGVMDRLGDINDLRQKLVGYIGAPVEPIALSLNNETEKPAHRGAPNKAERKRR
- a CDS encoding peptide MFS transporter encodes the protein MTTTVAGPRERNWFGHPIGLTVLFLTEMWEMFSFFGMRALLVYYMTKRLDIAQDHASLIYGTYAAFVYFTPVFGGIVADRWLGKRNAVIIGGATMALGHFMMASESLFYPALATIALGNGLFLPSLASQIEGLYRHGDPRSKTAYNVYYVGINLGAFLAPLVCGTLGEALGWHYGFAAAGIGMVVSLVIYLAGSKHLPPEAPRATAEAPHPKHDHSILKRMGFLLGIAAIVVIFRGAYEQVGNTIALWADEGIDRQVTATWSIPMTWFQSLDSLIVFTATPLLVARWTRLAKRGIETPWLKKMAFGAAVVALSYVLLGAVAGWSNAHGVRAHWGWLVAWFVMFTLGELYILPVGLGLFGRMAPEGLRATSIATWFFAGFFGNLLAGALGTLWTPLSHGWFFVVIGAVALVAAALLYAVALRLGHVEKDDNAGMVAMPSR
- a CDS encoding dipeptide epimerase — translated: MKLSAHVEKVPLIHPFHITGYTFTHNDLLVVKLQDGTHVGVGEALGVYYKHDTPYTMLEQVEALRPTLEHGITRKELLELLPPGGARHAIDAALWDLEAKQRDMPVWQLAGMEPPRPLLTTFTLGADEPEVMATEARGFEGVRAIKLKLTDDALNAERVRAVRAACPDAWMMIDANQGFTRETLASVLPAFVEARVAVVEQPFPVGKEDWLDGLDCPIPIALDESIQDHRDLGLAVGRAQVINIKLDKCGGLTEALILAHKAQEMGFKLMVGNMGGSSWSMAPGFVIGSLCTVVDLDGPIYLSADRTPAVSYHDGHIWCPETVWGGPVAA
- a CDS encoding serine hydrolase; this translates as MNRFSKRWVALFAALAASTAIAQTPTVPTPIPAPATSTNAPAPVSNVATTPELTREDLTTFFDGMVPFAIRRSDIAGGVISVVKDGQIIYAKGFGYSDLEKRTPVSPDDTLFRTGSTSKLFTWTAVMQQVEQGKLDLDKDVNEYLDFKIPPYNGKPVTLRHLMTHTGGFEEVARGLLPATADEVGLEKYLKTHIPARIFAPGEVVAYSNYGCGLAGYIVQRVSGEEFNAYIKHHIYDPLDMKHSSFDQPLPADLAPLMSKAYKSASDGKPQPFEFVNPAPAGSQASSAVDMAHFMIAHLQNGQYDGKRILNDKTAIEMHSPQYTAAPGLPGFALGFYQEDRNGLRIIGHGGDTVVFHTDLHLLLDKNVGVFMSFNSAGSHEGGGVLMVRTAIFHAFLDRYFPQAAPEQPTLSTAKADAARVVGTYEVSRRNESALRMLYLLTQIKVSADENGEISVPMFVDYAGKPLHWREVGPLQYREVNGKNSLNFVVNEDGSIRHFATDFIPGVELFQRVSNARSMGTVLQWGGLSLLVVFAALIVWFAGWWMRRHYRSTLDLPQELRRSRLLSRLGAVSLAVGVVGWFALIAATSANENLMLHGTAAPWMLLLYVLCVIALLGVIAIVVHTVRTLHPARRSKWVRIGEILLAIAALYLAWVIVVFGMISFNVRF